In one window of Bombus vancouverensis nearcticus chromosome 10, iyBomVanc1_principal, whole genome shotgun sequence DNA:
- the CREG gene encoding cellular Repressor of E1A-stimulated Genes gives MIFRFAVFLSFLIFTIEAKKYSHFSEAEHWQEFEEFLKWKKAKEMSENGPGEIKYEKHHHEDHHNMYKSSERDRQLPVNNPPPIDQAALMARYIVNQADWVSVATISARKDIESFPAVNLVSYSDGLLGNGSGIPYLYLTTLDFPAKDLAKDNRASMMMSLAQGEYCRNKRWDPMDPRCARVLLTGKIKPLKNESAEIEVAKKAVFTRHPGLINMPADHHFYFAKLKIISVVVLDTFGGPKYVSVQDYLHPPTTNIIEEFIKHFPLKSHESKSEEEYSPISNILHPVVQRV, from the exons ATGATTTTTCGATTCGCAGTCTTCTTATCTTTTTTGATCTTCACGATCGAAGCGAAGAAGTATTCACATTTTTCGGAGGCTGAACATTGGCAAGAATTCGAGGAGTTTTTGAAATGGAAGAAAGCGAAGGAAATGAGTGAGAATGGTCCGGGAgaaattaaatatgaaaaacaTCATCACGAAGATCATCATAATATGTACAAATCGTCTGAAAGAGATCGACAACTTCCTGTCAATAATCCACCACCTATCGATCAGGCAGCTTTAATGGCAAGATACATTGTCAATCAAGCTG aTTGGGTATCCGTGGCGACAATCAGCGCAAGAAAGGATATCGAATCGTTTCCGGCTGTAAATTTAGTTTCCTACAGCGATGGGCTTTTAGGGAATGGATCAGGGATTCCATATCTTTACCTTACTACCCTGGATTTTCCAGCTAAAGATCTTGCA AAAGATAATCGGGCCTCGATGATGATGTCATTAGCCCAAGGGGAATACTGTAGAAACAAGCGGTGGGATCCTATGGATCCACGTTGTGCCAGGGTTCTTCTAACCGGCAAGATCAAACCA TTAAAAAATGAAAGTGCGGAAATCGAAGTAGCTAAAAAAGCAGTTTTCACGCGTCATCCAGGTCTAATTAATATGCCAGCAg ATCATCATTTCTATTTcgcaaaattgaaaataatttcagtGGTAGTATTAGATACATTTGGCGGCCCGAAATACGTCTCTGTACAAGATTATTTACATCCACCAACAACGAATATTATTGAAGAATTCATTAAACATTTTCCCCTGAAATCACACGAAAGTAAATCTGAAGAGGAATATAGTCCAATTTCTAAT